The Apium graveolens cultivar Ventura chromosome 3, ASM990537v1, whole genome shotgun sequence sequence CGTCAGGCCCACTTATGTTGGTTGATCTCTTGTTTTAGTTGATTTATGCTGCAAGGACATGGTACCTTGTAGACTCTGTTCTCAGTTAATTTATGTTGCAAGGATCAGGAACCTTGTCTGAATGCTGGGAGTACCGGAATGTAACTATAACCATTGCCGATAACCAACCTAGTAAGATGGATTTTGAAACTTAAAACAAGTTTTAAGTGCATCTTTGTTAACAGAGACAATTGCATTTTGCATCCCTCAACTTTAACCCAAATTTAATATTGTATACCTATTTTCAGAAATTACAGTTTACATCACTTTTCTTTGAAACCCGATAAAAATAATACCCTTTTTGCCTAATTTCGTTTACAAGACAGGGGTAGACTACGAATTTCAGCTTAAAAAATTAACTTACATATATTTTACATATTtcaaattatattaaaaattgaatttttatttatgtTTCATATTTTTGAATTTTCGAGTCATACTACtaatttgaattttatttttattttattgtattaatttcaaaagtttaaactttcataaaaaataattttttaaaatatatatttatatattaattttaatcgTATAATAAATTTTAGTAATAAATTCGTTACAtcaactttttttaattatttgatGTTACTATTATTTATTTTATCGTAGGACCCTTCAGGTGCGCACTAGATAAACCACATAGGCTCACACAATAGCCTGCAAATtacgtgaaccaagataaaccgcaCTTAAGCGATAGACTCTGgttcaggaggcataatcataaatccTCCTCCCGtaggattcgaacctgtgacaaagaggataattatcccctCTTTAGTGTGTATTTAAAAAGGagaatttattaaaataataattttagcTTTTTTCAAATTATAACTAAAAAAATTTACAGTTTAAATTAAAATTCATGTTTTACCCCTCATTATTTTAGTTGTAACTGTCCAGGGGGTGCAAGTTGCATACGAATTGAAAGTTATGGGTAACAAACTGCAatttatgaaattaggtatacAATATTGAATTTGGGTCAAAGTTGAGGGATGCATAATGCAATTCCCTCTTGTTAATATTACAATATTTTCGATGCCAAAACCATTTCTAGTCTATAAATACGTTCATGTCACTTTATTAGGAGGCAATTGGCCAAAGACACTTTATTATGAGGCAATTGGCCAAAGAACTCTAAAGAGCTCTACTCAAAACAGATTCTAACCCAACAATAATCTTGTTTTTAAATGACAAGATGCTTCTTCTGTACCAGTGAGTTCAGCTCCGACAATGGAGCATTAGGAAAACTTAAATGTAACGACTGAGATTTCGTGAATTACTTTAtgtgaataaaatataaattacatGACTTGTATGTAAATTTATGTGAATTAGTACaggaatatttaaaaatatattatttcagTTTGACGAGTCAGTATAAGACTTGAAATATGATACGTGAGTATGATCAAGTCATAATGATTATTGTGCCGTCAGTTGAGACGCGACCCGTAAATGCCGATTATGCGAAAAGTGGATTTGATATTATTGTTGAAAAAGAGAATTTATCGAATTATGTGAAAAGTGTGTGATGTGAAGAGTTTTAAAGATTTCTGTGATTATTTAATTGCAAGTATGTGAAGCCATGTCATTATTTAAAGTAACGATTATTTGATAAGTGTGTAAATAGATATAAATAAAGGTAAATGGAAACATGTAGCGGATATGAGATTTGATTGATTTggaatttatatatatatgttatttgaTCCCTACTTAATTGAATGTGTGATTATGGAATTTCTAAacattttttaaatgatttattgagTGGAAAATAAAGGTTATTTgacctttaaatatttttataaaatcatcagAGTATGATTAAGGTAtgaaatttgttttattatctctagaatagtcctagagactttttaaaaaaaatagttggaattattttaatatttgggtattttaaaatgattatttaagaattatttcTATTTTCTGAGCTATCTTGTAAAGTTCGCAGAAAATAAACCGTTCGCtcaattattattttaaaaataccgGGAGATAGATATTTTTATGAACTTCACTTTAAAAATGATTCTGAATTTAAAATCTCATTTCCTAATTGAATATCAAATTTATGAATTACAATGAGTTTTAAATATAAAATCAGAAATGGTAAATGAGTATGTTTTTTTTGCAAATTACAAAGATGCCCCCGGGCTTATAAAACCGGGAGGCCTCATTCTTTTTCTCCCCGTATTTTCTTCTTCTCTACTCTCGCGCTTCACacactctctttctctctcttgcTCTCGGTAGCTCTCTCTCTTCCGATTCTTGGTCATTTCTCGACCGATTTTCGATTTGTTTACATGATTGTGTCATTTTTCATTCTAGTATCCTATCTGACGATGTATGTGTGAATTATGTTGATTCAAAAATGAACTCGAGAAGACCCACTTCGATTTTAACTCGAATTTGAGGTCATTGGCTTCGGTTTTGGATTAAATGAGATGATTATGTGTTGGTTATGTAAAATCGGTGAAGTTTCGGGTGGAAACCCATATTGGGTACCACCGAGACTTTGCCACCACCGGCGGTGATCTCTGGTGAGCCGGTGATGGCCGGTGATGCTAGTCTGAGCCATACAAATCGTTATAATCTTATTTTTATTCGTGCATGTTAAGTTCAAATTGAAGTTTGAACTTTCGATTTCttaaattcaaaattttgatTTGGTATTGATGTTTTATTAACGATTATGGTTCGTTTATGCGTTAAATATAACTTGATGTTGATGCATATTTGTTTCGTGTTTATGCGGATTTTTAAAGGGGTTAAAATTTTTGATTTGGTTAAGTTGTATATTTAATCGATAATATAATTCGTTTATGTGCTTTAATATGGCATGAAATCGTGCATGTGTACTTCAATTATAATTCAGATATTAATTGATTGAGGATTATAATAAGAGCTGGCAATTTGGTGTACGACGCGATAAAACGACACGAGAACTACACGATATAAATGAATACGTGTTCAACtttttggtacacgaacacgaaagtacacgcaCGAAATCTAAACGGGAATGGATATGTAGTTACCCTTGGATACACGACATGACACAAAACTACAcgaaataataaattttttaataatttttttaatatttgtatattcatttatataaatatacatattactttaatattatatgtatatatacataaaattcatatatatttataaaaatatatccaaaaatataccgttatatgtaaatatatatatttaatatatatatatatataaatatatatatatatgtaaaattatatccaagtatataatattttatatatttattaatttatttattatttatttttatacatgAAATGTACACGAAACGAACACGAAATGATGAGTTACGAATATGTGTTTACCCTTAAGTACACGAATGCTAAACGGATCGGATATGTGTTTGCCCTTCACtacacgaaacacgaaaatacacgacaCGGAAGTATACGAACAACACGAATTTCCAGCTCTAATTATAAGTTTTAAGTCGAAATTTGTAAATGGTAGTTAGTTGTAATGTTGATGTGTGTTGTTGATTAAATTGATTAATTGGCTAGCGTATTTATGAACGAGTCATGCCGGATTTTTGTTAGAAATTATGTATAAAAAGGGAACCGAATGTGATTAAAATGTTAATAATACCGGTGTTATAAACCTTTATGTGTTAATTGCAAATAAGGGATGATTGTAAAACcaaatatgtgattatgtggcttTATGTTTACTTGAGTATAAATAATGGATCAGAAGGACCAGTATATACTAGAATATGGATATTAATGTGTTTTTATGTGATCGATATGAATAAGGTACGTGTATGTATAATTGTTTGTTATATGCAAAAGTTGGTTTAAGGTAAAGGGCATAAGGTATATGTAGATAAGTGAGGATTATCTAATACTCGTATAGTGTGATCAAAACTAGAAGTAAAAGTACGAGTTGGTTTAGTTTACGTGAATTGAGGTAGAAAGTTAAACGTTCAGAGAAACGTCGAAAGTTGATAAAGTCCCTAATTAGGGTGTATTATTGTGTTGTAGATTCGGAAAGCGAAAGCGTTCGAATTAGGAAAGGAAAAGAAGTTCTAGGTGGTAGTAACTCAATCCCTGTaaaaaagaaaagttttgtgaggcaagtaactctgccctCTCTTATAAATGTCGAATGATATCAAATGACAAGAAGGATTGTTATGTTAAGAAATGATAAAGAGAATGTATATAGTGATCATGTTATCTGATCTTGTTGATAAACTCTGTTGTTACTAGACTGATTCTTTTTAGATACGCTTACCTTGATTCATATTGgtattttgtttttttaaatatccatatTTCCTATACTCACTGATGAATCATTTTTTTCCAGTTAATACCTTAGTTAACCTAGACCTCCACATTGATAATACGCGTGCTTTCTTTTTACCCTGATTCGAACTAGCTTTGTGTAACGTACATTGTTAATACATATGCTTACCTTAATCACGCTCTAATTTgcattccttttcttataatcCTGTTTACCCCATTTGAATGTCCTGAAATGAAactaagaatgattttcgacttgaaagagtctgaatgatttcaaaggTTGGTAAACGTTAAAAATGGAATTAAATTTTAGAAAAACGAATATTTTTTCAGTATAAAGATTTTCACTGAATTCCTAAAGATTGGATGTTGCGTAAGAGGCTAGCGGGCTAGTCCAGCTaaataagaggctagcggggttAGTCCATTATTAAAGGCCAATATAGTGCCTTAGGTACCTTatgaccggatggaggtcagttcgggctgatcacccatattattATTAAAAGATGGATGTTACAATCGAAGATTTTAATTttatgaaaaagaaaaataaaggtttaatttgtgCTTTAGCACTATTTCTATATTATGTTTTGCCTTGAAGTCTGAAAATAAGTAAGTTTAAGCTTTTCAAAGTCCTGAGGAATCCTATTCATAAAACGTTGATTGTTTCAGATACTGAACTGTTTAAAACTATAACCTTGATACCTTGAAACCCTAATTCATAAATCCTTTCTAATAATGTTAAGTTAATGCCACACATTTGATATATAGAACTGTTTTATTAGTTACTTGTTGAGCCTTTTAGCTTATATTCTTTGTTTTGATATAACCTTGGCAGTTGAACAAGTAGATGGTCAGGTTTAGACGCACTTCTCGTAAGAGTGTCCTAGTGTTCTTTTCCGTACTGTTAGATTTCAGGTGCCAGATCAGGTAGAAATTGGTATAAGGAATCGTCGATCGACTTTTGGGAAATGTAATAATTGTGATCAGATACAATTGGGTTATCTGACAATTCCAAGTCGGAACTGTGTTTTGAATAATTTGAAAAAGAATtgaataatatttattatcctGTTTGTTAGTTGTAATCTTATCTCATATTTTATCCTGTGTAAATTCTTGTAGTTTTTTCGGGGTTTATCTTATTGGATATCATTGTATTTTCGTTATTATAAAGGTGTTGTGAGTTCTCAGTGCTTACCCCGAATTTGAGGGCGTCATATTAGAGTTCTGCAATTTAAACTTTTCTTTCTAATTTGCGAACAATATCCAAAGTGGTAAAATCCACAAGCTTCCCAGAGACTATAATATTATCGGAGGTTACTATACATGACTTCTCAAAGCAATCATAAAACCAATAACGAACAAATGAAATATGAAATTTGTGGTGGATCAGACCAGTTATCAACCTTAAAGGTGACAACATAACCAGTTTTCTTGTCTAGTGATCATTAAGATTAATTAGCATTACATCCAGGAGCCCTGAAGCAGGAGGTATTGTTATTCATTGACAAGGACATAATCTTCAGAGAATGTCGATTTGATGCTGAGAAGCAAGAGGTTCAGAAACTGAACTTGAGTTGGTACATTGAGAAGGATTGTCACCAACAATCTCTTTCGAACTTGCATGGCCTTCTGAAAATGATGATGACCCGCAGGCTTCAAAATGTACATTATGGAAGTTGTTAAGCTTTGGAGGTGATTGGACGCTTTTGACTTCACCCTCCTTACAGAGAGGTGGACCATTTGGCGTTTTTGGTGATGGCGTCGCAGAACCTTCTGCCTGACGATTCTTCTTTATGTTCTTCTTCGCGTCTTGCTGCCACCTGTGTAGAGCCTTTGCTACTCGTTCATCAAATATTGTCGGCTTCATTGTTGAACCCATCTGTTTGATACACGATAGCCTTATTAGGGCACATACTGATTCTTCATTTAAAGATGGATTCTTAAGAGCCGAAATCATAATATTAAATAAGGGGTGGTAATTCCTAACAATCGTGTGCTAGATAAGCCATATCTAACACTGTTACCCTTAGATCAATATTTCAGGGGCCTGGAAGTAAGGAAATTTTTTTAGCCTTCCGCAGATATTTTCTGTGGAAGGGCTTTTCTCCCTTCCGCGTCCGCGGAAGGCTAAAAGAATTTCCTTAAATTTGGGCCCTTGAAATATAGATCCGACACTCCTTGAGTAGTATGTTAGATAAAGTTTATCTAACACACGATTGTCAGGGAACAGGACCCTTAAATAAGAAAGTAAGAAAACATCAAAGATGAAATCATAAAATTCTGATTGTTTTACCTGAGTCACCAAAGCATAGAGAGGAAGAGTAACATAGCTGCATAGTATTTGTACGATGACCCTGAGGTTTAATATCACACAACAATTTAATTATCACCTAAAGATTTAAACTAAACCAAATTTGTTTCAGGGAGATGGGAAAATATTGAATACCCCATTGATAATCTGATGATCACATCTTCTGTTCTATCGTGGGAGCACGAACGAGTCCCAAATTCATACTGCGAAAACATCTCAGTTATAATCATTTAGCATCAACAAAACACCCTACATGTTTATAGAAATGCGGTTGCTTACCCAAGCCCATGCAAAGAAGGCGAACTGAAATGCATTCTGCATGTGGGAAGAAAACAAACATCACAGACAAGAATCAGCAAATGAAAGCTTCTCAACGTTGTATATGTTATTTATAATGTTGGTTATGGCTATTTTTACCTGAAAAAGAACAAAATGGATGAGGTACAGGAGAAGGCCGGGACGGTTAAACCAGAAGAGGTCATTGTCTGGTTGTACTAAAGGGCTACCCTGAACCAGCTGCCCTCTGTCTTGAATCCTTAATCCCATCTTGGTTATTATCACTTGTAGCTTTGTTCCGACTAGTAGCACAATCTGCATTTCATAATAAATTCAACCGTTAAACCACCAACATTGTATTACAATTTTGTGAGAGAAACAACGCATGAATATGCGAGAGATATAGAACTGATGAAGCTCACAATCAGGGGGATGAAGGGAAGCCACAGATAAGACTTCCAGCCTGTCAAAAGAAGCTACTATCAGCAATTGAGACTTAGGTAAGATGAAGATAATTGTTAAGGTTCTAAGTTTATGAAGTAAACATAATGCTATTTGATGAGATTGTTCTACTTACTGTTAGTGTTGAAGAGTATGAATAGTACAGAGAAAAACCAGATTGGTGGGCTGCAATCACAAACACAAATTAATAATTAGCATACTCGATTAAATATTTTTCTTAATCACAAACTGATGGTTGTGGTAAGCCAACAAGAGATATTAATTTTCACCTGATTCCCACGACGACTTTGAAGTCCTCCTCAAGTGATCTGTTGATGTATTTCTGGAAATCAAAGTTTGTCTGACTCTGTGGAGCCAAGTGTGCCTGAACATATCAAGCCATATGTTAAAGCAAATATTTGTTTTCAGTTTCATATATAATCACGGGTTCAATTCTTGCTTGACTTCTAATTAAGACTTACAACGATAAATCCATGGCGCAGGGTCAGATAATCAACCTTTGGAACTGATATGAGAAATTGTCTAAAAAAACAAACCTGCAATATTTACAAAGATTATACATGAGATGGTCCAGTCTCACCATATCACCAGGTCTATGCAATATCATTGCCAATACACCTGTCCTAGACTTACAATCCAAATTAAAATTGGTGAACGACACCAGATATTTAGGTGCCTTCTCCCAAAGGTGGTATCTCTTGCAAACCTGTATCTTTCAGCCCCTGCAATGGTAAGCCAGTGTATCAGCCTCAATTTCAGACAATGTACTTGCATTAGCAGTGAAAAACCCGCATACTAGACTTCAACATGTAATTACCTTGTGAACATTGATACTCCAGTGTTTTTGTTTCTGATTCCCATGTCTTCCACTTACCCATCTGCAGCAAAAATATTAGGCACGGATGCACCACAGGAAAGTTACATACTCTAGTACAACATTTAGTGAGGCCGAGGAGAGGTAATGGTGGTTACCTTAGCTCTACCTAAGCCCAGGGTAATTATGCAAGAAAGCACGTGAAAAACAGCCAAGGCAAAGATGAATAAGTGTAGTTGATGGAGAGCATCCTCAGATAGAAATTGAACTTTACCCTGAAAAAAGTGCACCTGACACTATCAAATCACATATTTCTGTTTTAACACTAATACAGATTAGTACTATATACTTCAGAAAATATATCCGGGTGATCTTTGAATTTCCAGGTAAGGTAAATAACTGTGCAATAGTGTAAAGAATTAGGATTATGTTAAAGAGTAAAGGTCATGCCTTGGCAGCACATTTATCTGTGTAAGCTGCAGCAGCAAGAGAGCGACGACGACTTGTTCCTGTCAAATTTGTAAAAGAAAGAAGTTTTCTGTGCCCATCATCACCATCAAAATCTTCCTCATGTTCCTCTTCAAATTTCTTATCGCAAGGAAGCCATGAGTTTGCGATAGCTTTAGGTATACATATTTCTGATAATGTTCCTTTCAGAACTGTTAGAAGCAATGATATGAATCCCAGCAGCATAAGCTCTGCAAGAAGAGTCCAGTAAGTCTCTGACAACCTCAAATCGCCACATATATTCAAAATTATAGTAATTTTAATGACAAACCTGATTTTATTTTTTCAAGTGCCTCATATAGAGCACTTTTGTTCTTCCTTGTCAGCCACTGCAATGTACAGGGATTTAAAATTATATCGATAAAAGAGTATAAAACCATCAGTAAACTCTAATTCTTACCTTTCCGATGATATGAATTATCTGTTCAAGGCCAAGTGATATAGAAATAATGACAAGGCAAACAAGTGCAACAGCCCAAGTTGCTGATTCCTCCATTGATCTACCACCTCCTGCTGCCATTTTCGTATTCTCTGCATATATTTTTTCGCAAGATTTCAGATTATCTGCATACCATGCAGATAGGATATCAGGTTTATCAGGCAAAAGTTGGAAGTCTCCAGATTAATTAAGCATAATTACTGAATGGTATTGGTTATTGGTGCTTTGTGAAGTTTTAAATAGACCATTAGCAAGGTTAGTGTGAAGGGAAGCTGAAATTAGAACAATTTACTAGCATTAGGAGTTAAATGAATTGGACCAACACAGTATTTGCATAGATGTACATGAGTGTAAACAAAGGTATCTTATTGCATGGTCTTTTATTTTGTCGCATTTTGAAGAAACTGATCAAAAGGTGGATTTGCATACTAAAATGGAATTATTATAAATTGCTAGCCTGTTTAGTTGTCATGAGTCAATATGCTTCAAACGGTTGTTGAATTCTTGACTTCATGATTTGACCTCTTTTTGAAGGGCTTCATACGAAAACACAtcaatgtacaatgtaatatgaTCTTTGTTTGACGAATAACTAATCACAATTTTCAGGTCTTAATAATCTCGTGACATTCGGTGCATGTATCTTATGCACCGGATCCGGAAACATGACTTCAGATTCGAAAAACTGAAATGAAATTCATGAAAGCGAATCTGTTTTATATCTGAAACATAATTCGATAGTGATCCAAAAATCAATAATGCACACTATTGTTTTCTGAAAAACAAAAGTATCACTTGCAATTTCAGGGAGTAATGACAATGTTTACAGATTTTAATATCTCTTACTTTCTAATCTATTTTTAAGCATGTTTTAGTGATTGTAAAACACTGTCAACACAAGATTCTGAATTTCTTTAAAGTAATTAGTATGATAAAAGGTATAAAAACGTCTTACATCAGTTATGAGTGTGTGGTTAAACTAAGAAACAGATAAAAAGAAGCACAGGTGGTTGGGTATAGTAGCAACTACCAAGTAAACATGAAGACTTGAAGAGACAAAGACAAGAACTGGGAAGTTGGGACAAGGGAAGCTAACTCAAGTGCTACCACATTATAACTCACTTTCTTCTTGTGGCTCACAAATCATACTACAACAGGTTTGAGAGCAACAGCTCAGATGTTGCACAACATACATGCATATACAATTATGCCATCCAAACTATGTTCTTTTCATCTCTATGTACTTTGAAACATACATTAACTACATTCTTTCCATAACCTAATTGCATTCATTTTTTTCGAATACTATTCCATTTGATAAAGAACAGTAACTCACGTGGTAAGGACTTCTGGATTCGATTCTCACTCACCCGAGATTTGTTAGAATAAATACTCATTTGTAGGCACAAAAACTGAAAAACCTAATTATTCAAAAATTCTTAAAATTGATGATATAAAATGACACAGCAATATGCAAGAAAAAAGGAGTAGCAAACAGAACTGTAAATCAAGATTCCAGAGCATGAGTTTGAACTTTGAAGATAGACATAAAGAAACTAGTGATTCAAAAGATTTCAGCCACAGCCACATGAAGTAAATGTGCAATATTGGACCCTCCACTTACTTTCAAGTTTCAACATTTATTTGTTTCCATGTATATTCTCTGTTCTTTCATTACCACCACAAGTCCACAACTGTCACTACCATTCTATTGTGTTCATTTGCTTTTTATTTCTGTATTTATTTTCTTCCTGGAAAATCCTCATATCTCTCTTTACCTACCAATCTCTACAAGTACTACAACTCTAGCTCTAGCAAACTAAATTCTCTTAGATTTTCAACTTCAATGGCATGCAACTCTCCCATATGCACTACCAGTACTCTCCTAGGAGCCATGGATAGTCTGTGGTTTCAGCGATTGATTCTTCAACACGTACCTGACCCGATTTCAGTACCCGAATCCATTTCTTTACAATCATTTACTTCATCATGTCAATCATCTTCAAGCTGCACATCATACACTTCATTATGTCAATTATCGTCAAGCTGTACTTCTATTCCTGAACAGGACTATGCATTATCAGATCAAACTCCAGTCACTCAACAGGTACTTATATTTCAATTTTCCTTTTCTAACACATGGTACACATTTAGAAGAACCTCTTTAAATGCTGATTTGTTCATTCTATACAGTAAACTAAGTAGTTACTTGCTTAATTGTACTACAGAGTATAAATGCAGAGTTGgaagaaagggagaagataaTCGAAGAAGTACTAAATCAAGAACGACCCTCAAGATTAAATAGAATTAAGACTCGTTCTCATCCGACAACACCATCAAGATACTTAAGGAGCAGGAGATACACTGGTTCAGTCATGAGGTTACAGAAAACCATGAGCTGCAAGACCCTGGGAGAGCTTGAAGTTGAAGAAGTAAAAGGCTTTATGGAGTTAGGCTTCAGTTTTGATTCTCAAAACATGTGCCCAAGAATGATGAGTGTACTTCCTGGACTTCAAAGACTTGGTGGGAACCTTAACAATGACAAGGAGTTGATTGATCAAGAATTAGCTGGTAATGGAAATGAGAAGAGATCGGAACCACGAATGTACAGGAGGCCATATTTATCAGAAGCATGGCTTATAAGAAGGCCAGATTCACCACTTTTAAACTTGAGAATTCCAAGAAACTCGAAAGCTGCAGATATGAAGAAACATCTCAAGTCCTGGGCTAGAACTGTGGCTTCTGTAGTTCACCAAGAATCTTGAttatttactaatactagaatacATTTTAGCTATATGTATATATGATCAGCAAGGGAAACGCAAGTTTCCTACATACTTAAgtatattcctttttaactgtGCATATATTGAGCGAGCTACTGAATATAAGGTGGATTGAATTATGTTCATGGAACAATTTTGTATCAATCATTTTCTGAGGCTATTACCAGAATTGAGATAAACATAAAAGATAAAGAGAATAGCTTTTTGCCTTTCTCATCTAAGTCAGCTAGTTTGTGATCCTTCTCGTACACTTACAATGTGTTCACGTACCACATTTTTCAAGATTTGATCCTTCTCCTACACTTACAACATGTTCACGTACCACATTGATCCTTCTCCTACACTTACAACGTGTTCACGTACCACATTTTTCAAGATCAAATGAGACGTAATTTTTAGAGAACAGAAAACTTGATTGAATTAGGTTTTATGCTCTGGAGCCATCATAAAATGCCTATTAAGCTCGGTTACTTTCTAGGAGCTTAGCGACTAATTTCTTATCATGGTAATTTTATTATCCTAGCCATTTAGCTAGTCATGGTGTTCCTGAAGGGGTTGAGCACTCAACTCCCCTAAACGGGTGAAGCTGAGCTCTCGGTCTTCATTCCATTCCCAATTGCTATCCTCCAAGCAACTCATACAAGTCCCCAAAGAATGCAATAAATTCTTATACGAGGTCTTCATGTGTGGTCTCCATTTACGAGGATCAGGTAGCGCTAGACTGCTCGTCCCAGACGAGGTGGATCGCATATTATTAATTATATTGATGCAGACATGGAAAAAGAGATAAACTCTGATATGCTAAAGTCTGATATGCTAAAGTCTAATATGATAAAatctgatataaactctgatatgcTAAACTCTGATATGCTAGCTCAGGTCCAGTACATGATTGCTCAACAAAAATTAGTTACAGATTAGTGGCTCACAATGAGTCTTGTATCAAGTATATAAGTCAGTGAGTTTTATACACATGTATTAAGTATGTGCAGTTTTCTTCATTAATGAAATGAAGTTCTTGTTTCTTTTTCACTGAAACtttcatggtatcagagcaaaatcgATCTTGATATACTGATTGATTTCTTCGTCTTCATCTTTGAATAGTCGTTGTTATCTTCGTTGTGATTACTTTGTAGATTTATCATTTCTTGATCAGATTTACTTCGTTTTGTTCTGATTGATAGTTACATCTCGTCATTTCTTGATCagattgattgattgattgtttGTGCTGAAAACTTTTGTTGTTTTGTCGATAATTCTGAGTATTGATTCGTTTCTTGATCATTTATCATTGAATTAGTGATTTCACTTCCGATTCATTGCTTATATTTCGATCAATTTCTCGTGTTCACCATCTGTTTGATCAAATTCCTCTTTGACAAAGTCTAATATGGATTCTTCTTCGTCTGCTGATGTGATTAATAATCATGATCCCTCGAGTGTATATTACATACATACGTCTGATGTTTCGTCGACTCAGTTAGTTTCAGTCAAGTTTGATGGTAATGGCTTTAATAACTGGAAGCGTTCGATGTTACTTGTTTTATCTGCTAAAAACAAGGTTGGATTTGTGGATGGAACCATAGCTATGCCTGACAGA is a genomic window containing:
- the LOC141711134 gene encoding MLO-like protein 12, producing MLLGFISLLLTVLKGTLSEICIPKAIANSWLPCDKKFEEEHEEDFDGDDGHRKLLSFTNLTGTSRRRSLAAAAYTDKCAAKGKVQFLSEDALHQLHLFIFALAVFHVLSCIITLGLGRAKMGKWKTWESETKTLEYQCSQGAERYRFARDTTFGRRHLNIWCRSPILIWIVCFFRQFLISVPKVDYLTLRHGFIVAHLAPQSQTNFDFQKYINRSLEEDFKVVVGISPPIWFFSVLFILFNTNSWKSYLWLPFIPLIIVLLVGTKLQVIITKMGLRIQDRGQLVQGSPLVQPDNDLFWFNRPGLLLYLIHFVLFQNAFQFAFFAWAWYEFGTRSCSHDRTEDVIIRLSMGVIVQILCSYVTLPLYALVTQMGSTMKPTIFDERVAKALHRWQQDAKKNIKKNRQAEGSATPSPKTPNGPPLCKEGEVKSVQSPPKLNNFHNVHFEACGSSSFSEGHASSKEIVGDNPSQCTNSSSVSEPLASQHQIDIL